From Phenylobacterium montanum, the proteins below share one genomic window:
- a CDS encoding SDR family NAD(P)-dependent oxidoreductase produces the protein MSPRLASFPTHAQIFGLSGRTALVTGAAGHLGSAMAVALARAGAHVILNGRSKAKLEAFADELAEEGLSVQVAAFDVLDHAAAASFFATLKRLDVLVNNAVTGLPTTADASRADAFAATLASGITAVNENVQAALPALKAAARAVGQASVINIASIYGHRSPSFATYGDSGFDSPPQYAASKGGMIALTRYLACRLAPDGVRVNSLSPGVFPWPEIEQAHPNFVARSGQRTPMERTGRWCEIGGPAVFLASDASAYMTGADLLVDGGWTAW, from the coding sequence ATGAGCCCCAGGCTGGCGTCTTTTCCAACCCACGCCCAAATCTTCGGCCTTTCCGGGCGCACGGCCCTGGTCACCGGCGCGGCAGGGCATCTGGGCTCGGCCATGGCGGTGGCGCTGGCCCGCGCCGGGGCGCATGTGATCCTGAACGGGCGCAGCAAGGCCAAGCTCGAAGCCTTTGCGGACGAGCTGGCTGAGGAGGGGCTGTCAGTCCAGGTGGCCGCCTTCGACGTGCTGGACCATGCCGCGGCGGCCAGCTTCTTCGCAACGCTGAAGCGGCTGGACGTGCTGGTCAACAACGCGGTCACCGGCCTGCCCACGACGGCCGACGCGAGTCGCGCCGACGCCTTCGCCGCCACCCTGGCCAGCGGAATCACCGCGGTGAACGAGAACGTGCAAGCCGCCCTGCCTGCGCTGAAGGCCGCCGCCCGCGCTGTCGGCCAGGCCTCGGTGATCAACATCGCCTCGATCTATGGCCATCGCAGCCCGAGTTTCGCCACTTATGGCGACTCCGGCTTCGATAGTCCGCCGCAATACGCGGCGTCGAAGGGCGGCATGATCGCACTGACCCGTTACCTCGCCTGCCGGCTCGCCCCCGACGGCGTTCGGGTGAATTCATTGAGTCCTGGCGTGTTTCCGTGGCCGGAGATCGAGCAGGCCCATCCGAATTTTGTCGCCCGTAGTGGTCAGAGGACGCCGATGGAGCGCACAGGGCGCTGGTGCGAAATCGGCGGGCCGGCCGTGTTCTTGGCCAGCGACGCCTCGGCCTATATGACCGGCGCCGATCTCCTGGTCGATGGCGGCTGGACCGCCTGGTAG
- a CDS encoding acyl-CoA dehydrogenase family protein, which translates to MAWDFETDPDFQARLDWAAAFVKEEVEPLDHRLDSIYDVKNPENARLVRPLQAQVKEQGLWACHLGPELGGPGYGQVKLALLNEILGRSHFAPVVFGCQAPDTGNAEILAHYGTAEQKAKYLKPLLDNEIVSCFSMTEPHGGADPLVFTCRAERDAGGWVINGEKWFSSNARFADFLIVMAVTDPEAAPHRRMSMFIVPADAPGIEIVRNVGHFGEKVPSHAYVRYTNVRIPADHLLGERGEGFAVAQTRLGGGRIHHAMRTIGQAQKALDMMCERALSRFTAGERLSDKQMVQEKIADSWIELRQFRLLVLETAWRIDKLQDYRKVRKDIAAVKAAMPKVLHDIAARALQIHGSIGVSDEMPFVSQVVSSFVMGLADGPTEVHKVTVAKQVLRDYAPTNALFPAYDLIAERERSMEKYPELEEMAEAELA; encoded by the coding sequence ATGGCCTGGGATTTTGAGACCGACCCCGATTTTCAAGCCCGGCTGGACTGGGCCGCCGCCTTCGTCAAGGAGGAGGTCGAACCCCTCGATCACCGGCTGGACAGCATCTACGACGTCAAGAATCCGGAGAATGCCCGCCTGGTCCGGCCGCTGCAGGCGCAGGTGAAGGAACAGGGCCTGTGGGCCTGCCACCTGGGCCCGGAACTGGGCGGGCCGGGCTACGGCCAGGTCAAGCTGGCCCTCTTGAACGAGATCCTCGGCCGCTCGCACTTCGCCCCGGTCGTGTTTGGCTGTCAGGCCCCCGACACCGGCAACGCCGAGATTCTCGCCCACTATGGGACGGCCGAGCAGAAGGCGAAGTACTTAAAGCCGCTGCTCGATAACGAGATCGTCTCGTGCTTCTCCATGACCGAGCCCCACGGCGGCGCCGATCCCCTGGTGTTCACCTGCCGCGCCGAGCGGGACGCTGGGGGCTGGGTGATCAATGGCGAGAAGTGGTTCTCGTCCAACGCGCGTTTCGCCGATTTCCTGATCGTGATGGCGGTCACCGATCCCGAGGCGGCGCCGCACCGGCGCATGTCGATGTTCATCGTCCCCGCCGACGCGCCCGGGATCGAGATCGTGCGCAATGTCGGCCACTTCGGCGAGAAGGTGCCGAGCCATGCCTATGTCCGCTACACCAATGTGCGCATCCCAGCCGATCACCTCCTGGGCGAACGCGGCGAAGGGTTCGCGGTGGCCCAGACGCGGCTGGGCGGCGGGCGCATTCATCACGCCATGCGCACCATCGGCCAGGCCCAGAAGGCGCTGGACATGATGTGCGAACGGGCCCTGTCGCGCTTCACCGCCGGCGAGCGGCTGTCGGACAAGCAGATGGTGCAGGAGAAGATCGCCGACAGCTGGATCGAGCTCAGACAGTTCCGCCTTCTGGTGCTGGAGACCGCCTGGCGGATCGACAAGCTGCAGGACTATCGCAAGGTCAGGAAGGACATCGCCGCGGTGAAGGCGGCCATGCCCAAGGTCCTGCACGACATCGCCGCCCGGGCGCTGCAGATCCATGGCTCGATCGGTGTTTCCGACGAGATGCCGTTCGTGAGCCAGGTGGTTTCGTCGTTCGTGATGGGTCTGGCGGACGGCCCGACCGAGGTGCACAAGGTGACGGTGGCCAAGCAGGTCCTGCGCGACTATGCGCCGACCAACGCTCTGTTCCCGGCCTACGACCTGATCGCTGAGCGGGAGCGATCGATGGAGAAGTATCCGGAGCTCGAAGAGATGGCCGAGGCGGAGCTGGCATGA
- a CDS encoding nuclear transport factor 2 family protein — protein sequence MDDHEKAALRALGDRVEIAEVIMRYCRAIDRGDEAMLRTCFHPDSTHRHGGFTGPSSDFCAHAMAVVAAVELTHHQLGQISIDLDGDLAHAETYFTAYHRFGANPPPGGRPHEDRIVGGRYLDRLERRAGAWRIARRHGVSEWRRYEAAADRGFFDEPAEWRGRRDKGDSVYVGLRRTDPSTPA from the coding sequence ATGGACGATCACGAGAAAGCCGCCTTGCGCGCCCTCGGCGACCGGGTCGAGATCGCCGAGGTGATCATGCGCTACTGCCGGGCCATCGACCGGGGCGACGAGGCGATGCTCAGAACCTGCTTCCACCCCGATTCAACCCACCGCCACGGCGGGTTCACCGGCCCTTCCAGCGACTTCTGCGCCCACGCCATGGCCGTGGTGGCGGCCGTCGAGCTGACCCATCACCAGCTCGGCCAGATCTCGATCGACCTCGACGGCGATTTGGCCCATGCGGAGACCTACTTCACCGCCTACCATCGCTTCGGCGCAAACCCGCCCCCGGGCGGCCGCCCGCACGAAGACCGCATCGTCGGCGGCCGCTACCTCGATCGCCTGGAACGCAGAGCCGGCGCCTGGCGTATCGCCCGCCGGCATGGGGTGAGCGAGTGGCGGCGCTATGAAGCCGCCGCCGACCGCGGGTTCTTCGACGAACCGGCGGAGTGGCGGGGGCGACGGGACAAGGGGGATTCGGTGTATGTGGGGCTCAGGCGAACTGACCCTTCAACGCCCGCCTGA